A genomic window from Schistocerca serialis cubense isolate TAMUIC-IGC-003099 chromosome 4, iqSchSeri2.2, whole genome shotgun sequence includes:
- the LOC126475482 gene encoding 60S ribosomal protein L18, translating into MGIDINHKWDRKVRRTEPKSQDVYLRLLVKLYRYLARRTEAKFNKIILRRLFMSKINRPPISLARVVRFMKKPGRENLIAVVVGTVTNDDRIFEVPKLTICALRVTEKARARILKAGGEIITFDQLALRAPTGKKTVLMQGRRNAREAVKHFGLAPGVPHSHTKPYVRSKGRKFERARGRRRSCGYKK; encoded by the exons ATG GGTATTGATATTAACCACAAGTGGGACCGCAAGGTTCGGCGCACTGAACCGAAGTCGCAAGATGTATACCTTAGGCTTCTGGTTAAG TTGTACCGATATCTCGCTCGACGTACGGAAGCGAAGTTCAATAAGATAATATTACGGAGGTTGTTCATGTCAAAAATAAATAGGCCACCTATTTCGCTCGCAAGAGTAGTGCGTTTTATGAAGAAGCCTGGCCGAGAAAACCTGATTGCTGTTGTAGTAGGAACGGTCACGAATGATGACAGAATATTTGAAGTTCCAAAACTAACA ATTTGTGCATTAAGAGTGACTGAGAAGGCACGTGCACGCATCCTAAAAGCTGGCGGTGAAATCATTACATTTGATCAGCTTGCTCTTCGTGCACCAACTGGAAAGAAGACCGTTCTGATGCAAG GTCGCCGAAATGCACGAGAGGCTGTAAAGCACTTTGGTTTGGCTCCTGGTGTGCCCCACAGTCATACAAAGCCCTACGTGCGGTCTAAGGGTCGAAAATTTGAGAGAGCTCGAGGACGCAGGCGCAGCTGTGGTtacaaaaaataa